A genomic segment from Gossypium hirsutum isolate 1008001.06 chromosome D04, Gossypium_hirsutum_v2.1, whole genome shotgun sequence encodes:
- the LOC107898969 gene encoding uncharacterized protein, which translates to MIDVEKLISYSDDLVEVLKDKRDINNLAQCFQHFNDLRSHCDADSNEVHRLLREYEEKIEACKKKTEQANLEVADGAEMESICRRNTKKSLKKNVDLKRSLAKRRKNLGFQILSHASNNVLDGLNMSDGHYFYTGLRGHHSVWDSHLFNYGS; encoded by the exons CTGGTGGAGGTATTGAAGGACAAAAGGGACATTAACAACTTGGCGCAGTGTTTTCAGCACTTTAACGATCTCCGCTCGCATTGCGATGCTGATTCTAACGAGGTTCATCGATTGCTTCGAG AATATGAGGAAAAGATAGAAGCTTGCAAGAAGAAAACAGAACAGGCAAACTTGGAGGTTGCTGATGGTGCTGAAATGGAAAGTATCTGCAGAAGGAATACCAAGAAGAGCTTGAAAAAGAACGTGGACTTGAAGAGGAGCTTAG CCAAGAGAAGGAAGAATCTCGGGTTTCAGATTTTAAG CCATGCTTCCAATAATGTGTTAGATGGGCTGAACATGTCTGATGGTCATTACTTCTACACGGGGTTAAGGGGTCACCACTCGGTGTGGGATTCTCATCTTTTTAATTATGGAAGCTGA